A portion of the Drosophila innubila isolate TH190305 chromosome 3L unlocalized genomic scaffold, UK_Dinn_1.0 0_D_3L, whole genome shotgun sequence genome contains these proteins:
- the LOC117786462 gene encoding nuclear valosin-containing protein-like isoform X4 codes for MKKIKPQLHDHLITNRVKQYLEEHIDETYLDVKQMTKELMRKYPEYSRRKLGPFRQLVHQAFSIVSDSYNLDKASSSDYEDEYLSDEAETPTNNSIMSNMMHGLYTNQTAKKPLLPSTKPSNEPIDISSGDENDDDNSISPPNGGGMNALFASATGTNQLNVSKAQKRPLEQCNKAVSTVQAKKGVRQEISSVNSSSSPANPKKFVAVSVGSGKSNSSDVGPHKEPQHHGPGQSFNQQVQMRQQQQREFNEGASMRVRKYKKELEVSRSTESFRDVGGMDGTLKELCEMLIHIKSPEFYFQLGLLPSRGLLLHGPPGCGKTYLARAIAGQLKMPLLEVPATELIGGISGESEERIRDVFEQAIDNSPCVLFIDEIDAIAGNRQWAAKDMERRIVSQLITSLDQLQAVEFGQSVVVIGATTRPDTLDPGLRRVGRFDHEIAIHIPSRKERREILRIQCEGLSIDPKLNYDKIAELTPGYVGADLLALVSRAATIAVKRRSMKKFRELHAASEMNMTTVTLDDDEPNDDKQEQAQKEQTKEMQAEDKPADEKQAEPETTNGEKAPETNEEAAPMEVDDKPAEDAEKTETEPKEESATPTTTKSNSPILTDEFYEPTLAELTNFLDNPPEEFADPNFCLTIEDFTAAIKVMQPSAKREGFITVPDTTWDDIGSLQDIREELKLAVLAPVKYPEMLARLGLEAPSGVLLCGPPGCGKTLLAKAIANEAGINFISVKGPELMNMYVGESERAVRACFQRARNSSPCVIFFDEFDSLCPKRSEGGDGNNSGTRIVNQLLTEMDGVEERKGVYILAATNRPDIIDPAILRPGRLDTILYVGLPQEVDRADILRATTKNGKRPVLADDVDLKELAAKTDGYTGADLTGLVKQASMFSLRQSLNNGDTNIEDLCVRKQHFDEALKQLRPSVSEQDRKVYEKLRQKYAAPRMPQFEAK; via the exons ATGAAGAAGATAAAACCACAGTTGCACGACCATTTAATAACTAATCGTGTCAAACAG TATCTGGAGGAGCACATTGACGAGACATACTTGGATGTAAAGCAGATGACCAAAGAGTTGATGCGAAAATATCCCGAATATTCTCGTCGCAAACTTGGACCATTTAGACAACTTGTGCATCAAG CATTTTCCATTGTTTCGGATAGCTATAACTTGGACAAGGCGAGCAGCTCCGACTACGAGGACGAATATTTGTCTGACGAGGCAGAAACaccaacaaacaacagcatcaTGAGCAATATGATGCACGGCTTGTACACCAATCAAACGGCTAAAAAGCCTTTATTACCTTCCACTAAGCCCAGCAACGAGCCCATTGACATATCTAGCGGCGATgagaatgatgatgataactCAATTAGTCCACCAAATGGCGGTGGCATGAACGCTTTATTTGCATCCGCAACAGGAACCAACCAATTAAACGTTTCCAAGGCGCAAAAGCGTCCTTTGGAGCAGTGCAACAAGGCAGTGTCCACTGTACAGGCCAAGAAAG GCGTGCGCCAGGAAATCAGCTCTGTCAATTCATCATCCAGTCCAGCCAATCCCAAAAAGT TCGTTGCAGTTTCTGTTGGCTctggcaaaagcaacagcagcgatgTTGGACCACACAAGGAACCGCAACATCATGGACCAGGCCAATCATTCAACCAACAAGTGCAGATgcgtcaacagcaacaacgtgaATTTAATGAAGGTGCTTCGATGCGTGTGCGCAAGTATAAAAAGGAACTGGAAGTATCTCGCTCGACGGAAAGTTTCCGTGATGTTGGTGGCATGGATGGCACGTTGAAGGAACTGTGCGAGATGCTCATACATATCAAATCGCCAGAGTTCTACTTTCAACTGGGATTACTGCCCTCACGTGGTTTGCTGTTGCATGGACCGCCCGGATGTGGCAAGACCTATTTGGCCCGTGCTATTGCAGGT cAATTGAAAATGCCGCTACTCGAGGTACCAGCTACTGAATTAATTGGCGGCATCTCTGGAGAGTCGGAGGAGCGCATACGCGATGTATTTGAGCAGGCCATTGATAATTCACCGTGTGTGCTATTTATTGATGAAATCGACGCCATTGCCGGCAATCGTCAATGGGCTGCCAAAGATATGGAACGTCGTATTGTTTCGCAACTGATTACCAGCTTGGATCAACTGCAAGCCGTCGAATTTGGACAATCTGTGGTTGTCATTGGCGCCACCACACGTCCGGATACACTGGATCCGGGCTTGCGTCGCGTTGGACGCTTTGATCATGAAATTGCCATACATATACCGTCGCGTAAAGAGCGTCGTGAAATATTGCGGATTCAGTGCGAGGGTTTATCCATTGATCCCAAGCTTAACTATGACAAAATTGCTGAATTGACGCCTGGTTATGTTGGCGCCGATCTCTTGGCCCTAGTATCCCGTGCTGCAACCATTGCTGTTAAGCGTAGATCGATGAAAAAGTTTCGTGAGTTGCATGCGGCTAGTGAAATGAACATGACCACAGTCACGTTAGACGACGATGAGCCCAACGATGACAAACAAGAACAGGCGCAGAAGGAACAGACAAAGGAAATGCAGGCAGAGGATAAGCCGGCAGATGAAAAGCAAGCAGAACCGGAAACTACAAATGGTGAAAAAGCACCCGAAACGAACGAGGAGGCAGCTCCCATGGAGGTGGATGACAAACCGGCTGAAGATGCAGAAAAAACTGAGACTGAGCCCAAGGAAGAGTCCGCCACtccaacaaccacaaaatcCAATTCGCCAATCCTTACCGACGAATTCTATGAGCCAACATTAGCCGAGCTGACAAACTTCCTCGACAATCCACCTGAAGAATTTGCCGATCCGAATTTCTGTCTAACGATTGAGGATTTCACAGCGGCCATTAAAGTGATGCAACCATCGGCCAAACGTGAGGGCTTCATAACTGTGCCGGACACAACCTGGGATGATATTGGATCCCTGCAAGACATACGTGAAGAGCTTAAGCTGGCTGTGCTGGCGCCCGTTAAATACCCAGAGATGCTGGCTCGCCTGGGATTAGAAGCCCCTTCGGGTGTGCTGCTTTGTGGACCACCTGGTTGTGGCAAAACTCTGCTGGCCAAGGCCATTGCCAATGAGGCAGGCATCAATTTCATTTCCGTTAAAGGACCCGAATTGATGAATATG TATGTGGGCGAAAGTGAGCGTGCGGTGCGCGCCTGTTTCCAACGTGCTCGCAACTCGTCCCCTTGTGTCATCTTCTTTGACGAGTTCGATTCTTTGTGTCCCAAGCGATCAGAGGGCGGTGATGGCAACAATTCGGGCACACGCATTGTCAATCAGCTGCTGACAGAAATGGATGGCGTTGAGGAGCGCAAGGGTGTTTACATTCTGGCTGCCACCAATCGACCGGACATTATAGATCCGGCCATTTTACGTCCAGGTCGTCTGGATACCATACTGTATGTTGGTCTGCCGCAAGAAGTGGACCGTGCTGATATACTAAGAGCTACCACAAAG aACGGTAAGCGTCCTGTGCTGGCTGATGATGTGGACCTCAAGGAGTTGGCGGCTAAAACCGATGGTTATACAGGCGCTGATTTAACTGGATTAGTTAAGCAGGCTTCAATGTTTTCACTGCGTCAATCGCTTAACAATGGTGATACCAATATTGAAGATTTATGCGTACGCAAACAACATTTCGATGAGGCACTGAAACAGCTGCGACCTTCAGTTAGCGAGCAG gATCGCAAGGTTTATGAGAAATTGCGTCAGAAATACGCTGCGCCGCGTATGCCGCAGTTCGAGGCCAAGTGA
- the LOC117786462 gene encoding nuclear valosin-containing protein-like isoform X5 has protein sequence MKKIKPQLHDHLITNRVKQYLEEHIDETYLDVKQMTKELMRKYPEYSRRKLGPFRQLVHQAFSIVSDSYNLDKASSSDYEDEYLSDEAETPTNNSIMSNMMHGLYTNQTAKKPLLPSTKPSNEPIDISSGDENDDDNSISPPNGGGMNALFASATGTNQLNVSKAQKRPLEQCNKAVSTVQAKKGVRQEISSVNSSSSPANPKKFSVGSGKSNSSDVGPHKEPQHHGPGQSFNQQVQMRQQQQREFNEGASMRVRKYKKELEVSRSTESFRDVGGMDGTLKELCEMLIHIKSPEFYFQLGLLPSRGLLLHGPPGCGKTYLARAIAGQLKMPLLEVPATELIGGISGESEERIRDVFEQAIDNSPCVLFIDEIDAIAGNRQWAAKDMERRIVSQLITSLDQLQAVEFGQSVVVIGATTRPDTLDPGLRRVGRFDHEIAIHIPSRKERREILRIQCEGLSIDPKLNYDKIAELTPGYVGADLLALVSRAATIAVKRRSMKKFRELHAASEMNMTTVTLDDDEPNDDKQEQAQKEQTKEMQAEDKPADEKQAEPETTNGEKAPETNEEAAPMEVDDKPAEDAEKTETEPKEESATPTTTKSNSPILTDEFYEPTLAELTNFLDNPPEEFADPNFCLTIEDFTAAIKVMQPSAKREGFITVPDTTWDDIGSLQDIREELKLAVLAPVKYPEMLARLGLEAPSGVLLCGPPGCGKTLLAKAIANEAGINFISVKGPELMNMYVGESERAVRACFQRARNSSPCVIFFDEFDSLCPKRSEGGDGNNSGTRIVNQLLTEMDGVEERKGVYILAATNRPDIIDPAILRPGRLDTILYVGLPQEVDRADILRATTKNGKRPVLADDVDLKELAAKTDGYTGADLTGLVKQASMFSLRQSLNNGDTNIEDLCVRKQHFDEALKQLRPSVSEQDRKVYEKLRQKYAAPRMPQFEAK, from the exons ATGAAGAAGATAAAACCACAGTTGCACGACCATTTAATAACTAATCGTGTCAAACAG TATCTGGAGGAGCACATTGACGAGACATACTTGGATGTAAAGCAGATGACCAAAGAGTTGATGCGAAAATATCCCGAATATTCTCGTCGCAAACTTGGACCATTTAGACAACTTGTGCATCAAG CATTTTCCATTGTTTCGGATAGCTATAACTTGGACAAGGCGAGCAGCTCCGACTACGAGGACGAATATTTGTCTGACGAGGCAGAAACaccaacaaacaacagcatcaTGAGCAATATGATGCACGGCTTGTACACCAATCAAACGGCTAAAAAGCCTTTATTACCTTCCACTAAGCCCAGCAACGAGCCCATTGACATATCTAGCGGCGATgagaatgatgatgataactCAATTAGTCCACCAAATGGCGGTGGCATGAACGCTTTATTTGCATCCGCAACAGGAACCAACCAATTAAACGTTTCCAAGGCGCAAAAGCGTCCTTTGGAGCAGTGCAACAAGGCAGTGTCCACTGTACAGGCCAAGAAAG GCGTGCGCCAGGAAATCAGCTCTGTCAATTCATCATCCAGTCCAGCCAATCCCAAAAAGT TTTCTGTTGGCTctggcaaaagcaacagcagcgatgTTGGACCACACAAGGAACCGCAACATCATGGACCAGGCCAATCATTCAACCAACAAGTGCAGATgcgtcaacagcaacaacgtgaATTTAATGAAGGTGCTTCGATGCGTGTGCGCAAGTATAAAAAGGAACTGGAAGTATCTCGCTCGACGGAAAGTTTCCGTGATGTTGGTGGCATGGATGGCACGTTGAAGGAACTGTGCGAGATGCTCATACATATCAAATCGCCAGAGTTCTACTTTCAACTGGGATTACTGCCCTCACGTGGTTTGCTGTTGCATGGACCGCCCGGATGTGGCAAGACCTATTTGGCCCGTGCTATTGCAGGT cAATTGAAAATGCCGCTACTCGAGGTACCAGCTACTGAATTAATTGGCGGCATCTCTGGAGAGTCGGAGGAGCGCATACGCGATGTATTTGAGCAGGCCATTGATAATTCACCGTGTGTGCTATTTATTGATGAAATCGACGCCATTGCCGGCAATCGTCAATGGGCTGCCAAAGATATGGAACGTCGTATTGTTTCGCAACTGATTACCAGCTTGGATCAACTGCAAGCCGTCGAATTTGGACAATCTGTGGTTGTCATTGGCGCCACCACACGTCCGGATACACTGGATCCGGGCTTGCGTCGCGTTGGACGCTTTGATCATGAAATTGCCATACATATACCGTCGCGTAAAGAGCGTCGTGAAATATTGCGGATTCAGTGCGAGGGTTTATCCATTGATCCCAAGCTTAACTATGACAAAATTGCTGAATTGACGCCTGGTTATGTTGGCGCCGATCTCTTGGCCCTAGTATCCCGTGCTGCAACCATTGCTGTTAAGCGTAGATCGATGAAAAAGTTTCGTGAGTTGCATGCGGCTAGTGAAATGAACATGACCACAGTCACGTTAGACGACGATGAGCCCAACGATGACAAACAAGAACAGGCGCAGAAGGAACAGACAAAGGAAATGCAGGCAGAGGATAAGCCGGCAGATGAAAAGCAAGCAGAACCGGAAACTACAAATGGTGAAAAAGCACCCGAAACGAACGAGGAGGCAGCTCCCATGGAGGTGGATGACAAACCGGCTGAAGATGCAGAAAAAACTGAGACTGAGCCCAAGGAAGAGTCCGCCACtccaacaaccacaaaatcCAATTCGCCAATCCTTACCGACGAATTCTATGAGCCAACATTAGCCGAGCTGACAAACTTCCTCGACAATCCACCTGAAGAATTTGCCGATCCGAATTTCTGTCTAACGATTGAGGATTTCACAGCGGCCATTAAAGTGATGCAACCATCGGCCAAACGTGAGGGCTTCATAACTGTGCCGGACACAACCTGGGATGATATTGGATCCCTGCAAGACATACGTGAAGAGCTTAAGCTGGCTGTGCTGGCGCCCGTTAAATACCCAGAGATGCTGGCTCGCCTGGGATTAGAAGCCCCTTCGGGTGTGCTGCTTTGTGGACCACCTGGTTGTGGCAAAACTCTGCTGGCCAAGGCCATTGCCAATGAGGCAGGCATCAATTTCATTTCCGTTAAAGGACCCGAATTGATGAATATG TATGTGGGCGAAAGTGAGCGTGCGGTGCGCGCCTGTTTCCAACGTGCTCGCAACTCGTCCCCTTGTGTCATCTTCTTTGACGAGTTCGATTCTTTGTGTCCCAAGCGATCAGAGGGCGGTGATGGCAACAATTCGGGCACACGCATTGTCAATCAGCTGCTGACAGAAATGGATGGCGTTGAGGAGCGCAAGGGTGTTTACATTCTGGCTGCCACCAATCGACCGGACATTATAGATCCGGCCATTTTACGTCCAGGTCGTCTGGATACCATACTGTATGTTGGTCTGCCGCAAGAAGTGGACCGTGCTGATATACTAAGAGCTACCACAAAG aACGGTAAGCGTCCTGTGCTGGCTGATGATGTGGACCTCAAGGAGTTGGCGGCTAAAACCGATGGTTATACAGGCGCTGATTTAACTGGATTAGTTAAGCAGGCTTCAATGTTTTCACTGCGTCAATCGCTTAACAATGGTGATACCAATATTGAAGATTTATGCGTACGCAAACAACATTTCGATGAGGCACTGAAACAGCTGCGACCTTCAGTTAGCGAGCAG gATCGCAAGGTTTATGAGAAATTGCGTCAGAAATACGCTGCGCCGCGTATGCCGCAGTTCGAGGCCAAGTGA
- the LOC117786462 gene encoding protein mac-1 isoform X3 — MKKIKPQLHDHLITNRVKQYLEEHIDETYLDVKQMTKELMRKYPEYSRRKLGPFRQLVHQAFSIVSDSYNLDKASSSDYEDEYLSDEAETPTNNSIMSNMMHGLYTNQTAKKPLLPSTKPSNEPIDISSGDENDDDNSISPPNGGGMNALFASATGTNQLNVSKAQKRPLEQCNKAVSTVQAKKAVKRNLIQASFAGVRQEISSVNSSSSPANPKKFSVGSGKSNSSDVGPHKEPQHHGPGQSFNQQVQMRQQQQREFNEGASMRVRKYKKELEVSRSTESFRDVGGMDGTLKELCEMLIHIKSPEFYFQLGLLPSRGLLLHGPPGCGKTYLARAIAGQLKMPLLEVPATELIGGISGESEERIRDVFEQAIDNSPCVLFIDEIDAIAGNRQWAAKDMERRIVSQLITSLDQLQAVEFGQSVVVIGATTRPDTLDPGLRRVGRFDHEIAIHIPSRKERREILRIQCEGLSIDPKLNYDKIAELTPGYVGADLLALVSRAATIAVKRRSMKKFRELHAASEMNMTTVTLDDDEPNDDKQEQAQKEQTKEMQAEDKPADEKQAEPETTNGEKAPETNEEAAPMEVDDKPAEDAEKTETEPKEESATPTTTKSNSPILTDEFYEPTLAELTNFLDNPPEEFADPNFCLTIEDFTAAIKVMQPSAKREGFITVPDTTWDDIGSLQDIREELKLAVLAPVKYPEMLARLGLEAPSGVLLCGPPGCGKTLLAKAIANEAGINFISVKGPELMNMYVGESERAVRACFQRARNSSPCVIFFDEFDSLCPKRSEGGDGNNSGTRIVNQLLTEMDGVEERKGVYILAATNRPDIIDPAILRPGRLDTILYVGLPQEVDRADILRATTKNGKRPVLADDVDLKELAAKTDGYTGADLTGLVKQASMFSLRQSLNNGDTNIEDLCVRKQHFDEALKQLRPSVSEQDRKVYEKLRQKYAAPRMPQFEAK, encoded by the exons ATGAAGAAGATAAAACCACAGTTGCACGACCATTTAATAACTAATCGTGTCAAACAG TATCTGGAGGAGCACATTGACGAGACATACTTGGATGTAAAGCAGATGACCAAAGAGTTGATGCGAAAATATCCCGAATATTCTCGTCGCAAACTTGGACCATTTAGACAACTTGTGCATCAAG CATTTTCCATTGTTTCGGATAGCTATAACTTGGACAAGGCGAGCAGCTCCGACTACGAGGACGAATATTTGTCTGACGAGGCAGAAACaccaacaaacaacagcatcaTGAGCAATATGATGCACGGCTTGTACACCAATCAAACGGCTAAAAAGCCTTTATTACCTTCCACTAAGCCCAGCAACGAGCCCATTGACATATCTAGCGGCGATgagaatgatgatgataactCAATTAGTCCACCAAATGGCGGTGGCATGAACGCTTTATTTGCATCCGCAACAGGAACCAACCAATTAAACGTTTCCAAGGCGCAAAAGCGTCCTTTGGAGCAGTGCAACAAGGCAGTGTCCACTGTACAGGCCAAGAAAG CAGTCAAGAGAAATTTAATTCAAGCTTCGTTTGCAGGCGTGCGCCAGGAAATCAGCTCTGTCAATTCATCATCCAGTCCAGCCAATCCCAAAAAGT TTTCTGTTGGCTctggcaaaagcaacagcagcgatgTTGGACCACACAAGGAACCGCAACATCATGGACCAGGCCAATCATTCAACCAACAAGTGCAGATgcgtcaacagcaacaacgtgaATTTAATGAAGGTGCTTCGATGCGTGTGCGCAAGTATAAAAAGGAACTGGAAGTATCTCGCTCGACGGAAAGTTTCCGTGATGTTGGTGGCATGGATGGCACGTTGAAGGAACTGTGCGAGATGCTCATACATATCAAATCGCCAGAGTTCTACTTTCAACTGGGATTACTGCCCTCACGTGGTTTGCTGTTGCATGGACCGCCCGGATGTGGCAAGACCTATTTGGCCCGTGCTATTGCAGGT cAATTGAAAATGCCGCTACTCGAGGTACCAGCTACTGAATTAATTGGCGGCATCTCTGGAGAGTCGGAGGAGCGCATACGCGATGTATTTGAGCAGGCCATTGATAATTCACCGTGTGTGCTATTTATTGATGAAATCGACGCCATTGCCGGCAATCGTCAATGGGCTGCCAAAGATATGGAACGTCGTATTGTTTCGCAACTGATTACCAGCTTGGATCAACTGCAAGCCGTCGAATTTGGACAATCTGTGGTTGTCATTGGCGCCACCACACGTCCGGATACACTGGATCCGGGCTTGCGTCGCGTTGGACGCTTTGATCATGAAATTGCCATACATATACCGTCGCGTAAAGAGCGTCGTGAAATATTGCGGATTCAGTGCGAGGGTTTATCCATTGATCCCAAGCTTAACTATGACAAAATTGCTGAATTGACGCCTGGTTATGTTGGCGCCGATCTCTTGGCCCTAGTATCCCGTGCTGCAACCATTGCTGTTAAGCGTAGATCGATGAAAAAGTTTCGTGAGTTGCATGCGGCTAGTGAAATGAACATGACCACAGTCACGTTAGACGACGATGAGCCCAACGATGACAAACAAGAACAGGCGCAGAAGGAACAGACAAAGGAAATGCAGGCAGAGGATAAGCCGGCAGATGAAAAGCAAGCAGAACCGGAAACTACAAATGGTGAAAAAGCACCCGAAACGAACGAGGAGGCAGCTCCCATGGAGGTGGATGACAAACCGGCTGAAGATGCAGAAAAAACTGAGACTGAGCCCAAGGAAGAGTCCGCCACtccaacaaccacaaaatcCAATTCGCCAATCCTTACCGACGAATTCTATGAGCCAACATTAGCCGAGCTGACAAACTTCCTCGACAATCCACCTGAAGAATTTGCCGATCCGAATTTCTGTCTAACGATTGAGGATTTCACAGCGGCCATTAAAGTGATGCAACCATCGGCCAAACGTGAGGGCTTCATAACTGTGCCGGACACAACCTGGGATGATATTGGATCCCTGCAAGACATACGTGAAGAGCTTAAGCTGGCTGTGCTGGCGCCCGTTAAATACCCAGAGATGCTGGCTCGCCTGGGATTAGAAGCCCCTTCGGGTGTGCTGCTTTGTGGACCACCTGGTTGTGGCAAAACTCTGCTGGCCAAGGCCATTGCCAATGAGGCAGGCATCAATTTCATTTCCGTTAAAGGACCCGAATTGATGAATATG TATGTGGGCGAAAGTGAGCGTGCGGTGCGCGCCTGTTTCCAACGTGCTCGCAACTCGTCCCCTTGTGTCATCTTCTTTGACGAGTTCGATTCTTTGTGTCCCAAGCGATCAGAGGGCGGTGATGGCAACAATTCGGGCACACGCATTGTCAATCAGCTGCTGACAGAAATGGATGGCGTTGAGGAGCGCAAGGGTGTTTACATTCTGGCTGCCACCAATCGACCGGACATTATAGATCCGGCCATTTTACGTCCAGGTCGTCTGGATACCATACTGTATGTTGGTCTGCCGCAAGAAGTGGACCGTGCTGATATACTAAGAGCTACCACAAAG aACGGTAAGCGTCCTGTGCTGGCTGATGATGTGGACCTCAAGGAGTTGGCGGCTAAAACCGATGGTTATACAGGCGCTGATTTAACTGGATTAGTTAAGCAGGCTTCAATGTTTTCACTGCGTCAATCGCTTAACAATGGTGATACCAATATTGAAGATTTATGCGTACGCAAACAACATTTCGATGAGGCACTGAAACAGCTGCGACCTTCAGTTAGCGAGCAG gATCGCAAGGTTTATGAGAAATTGCGTCAGAAATACGCTGCGCCGCGTATGCCGCAGTTCGAGGCCAAGTGA